From Erigeron canadensis isolate Cc75 chromosome 8, C_canadensis_v1, whole genome shotgun sequence, one genomic window encodes:
- the LOC122578625 gene encoding uncharacterized protein LOC122578625: protein MMQLAYGIRPHRPFRLSYTDVCKWQLHQQPSCFSCPARFPSPSLSRTLCIYQLSRSTKNLNTYPSSTDLTNQSIISSTTEAQTNHLQFLLESARPFLRGQLENIDVNLPSLIAVLKSVGAGECWHKHGSFLDHLINTYRILKLWGAPDTVCLCGLFHSAYSNSYVNLAIFDPSTSRDMVCGHVGEEAERLIYLFCIVPRQQLIHDDLLFKYPHDSELVQHLKDSEASLIKSKKGFMKAGDVEEWRKKLQSVLPADGIILKHIKTGEDVCLSRRVVASFLLLTIADFSDQFFGFQDVLFDNSDGMMTFSRNDYTTGLWPGNGKPGLWMNSISRMAAIYTLIVREEYLYSIEHPQLADINNRDKQIELVTPPIFGNCTKVLSAKDQIEARDLYWESVCDASKIGLDKCAEMLKISTEKNPFVGEPHVVLSQIYLSQEKFEEAEKEGEEGLRLLLEWGSPWDKRMSWESWIAWCRVLIMKAKEKSWPQTTWGILNLGLVR from the coding sequence ATGATGCAGTTAGCATATGGAATAAGACCTCACAGGCCCTTTCGCCTTTCCTATACTGATGTCTGCAAGTGGCAACTGCACCAGCAGCCGTCCTGTTTCTCCTGCCCTGCTCGTTTTCCTTCCCCCTCCCTCTCCCGCACCCTTTGCATCTATCAACTGTCTCGTTCAACGAAAAATCTGAATACGTATCCAAGTTCAACTGATCTAACAAACCAATCAATTATTTCGTCAACCACCGAGGCACAAACAAATCATTTGCAGTTCCTGTTGGAATCAGCCCGTCCGTTCCTTCGTGGACAGCTTGAGAACATTGACGTGAATCTACCTTCTCTCATCGCAGTCTTGAAATCCGTTGGAGCTGGTGAATGTTGGCACAAGCATGGAAGCTTCCTGGACCACCTCATCAACACCTACCGCATACTTAAGCTATGGGGTGCACCAGATACAGTTTGCCTCTGTGGTCTCTTCCATTCTGCATACTCTAATTCTTATGTTAATCTTGCTATCTTTGACCCTTCAACTAGCCGTGACATGGTTTGTGGACATGTTGGTGAGGAGGCCGAGCGGTTGATCTATTTGTTCTGTATCGTGCCTCGTCAACAACTCATCCATGATGATTTGCTGTTCAAATACCCCCACGATTCCGAGCTTGTGCAACACCTCAAGGATTCTGAAGCATCATTGATTAAATCAAAGAAAGGATTTATGAAGGCTGGAGATGTAGAAGAATGGAGAAAGAAACTTCAGTCAGTTTTGCCTGCAGATGGAATCATATTGAAGCATATAAAAACAGGTGAAGATGTGTGTTTGTCAAGGAGAGTAGTAGCCAGTTTCTTGCTCTTGACGATTGCTGATTTCAGTGACCAGTTTTTTGGTTTTCAGGATGTATTGTTTGATAATTCAGATGGAATGATGACCTTTTCTCGAAATGATTATACAACTGGATTATGGCCAGGGAACGGAAAGCCAGGACTATGGATGAACTCTATATCAAGAATGGCCGCCATTTACACACTGATCGTGCGAGAAGAATATTTGTACTCAATTGAACATCCACAATTAGCTGACATCAACAACCGAGATAAACAAATCGAGCTTGTGACACCACCAATTTTTGGAAATTGCACCAAAGTATTGAGTGCCAAGGATCAGATAGAAGCAAGGGATTTGTACTGGGAAAGTGTTTGTGATGCATCCAAGATAGGATTAGATAAGTGTGCAGAGATGCTAAAAATAAGTACAGAGAAGAACCCATTTGTTGGCGAGCCACACGTGGTTTTAAGTCAGATTTATTTGAGCCAAGAGAAGTTTGAAGAGGCCGAAAAAGAGGGTGAAGAAGGGTTGAGGCTTCTTTTGGAATGGGGAAGTCCATGGGATAAGAGGATGTCATGGGAAAGCTGGATTGCATGGTGTAGAGTATTGATCATGAAAGCCAAGGAGAAATCATGGCCACAGACTACTTGGGGAATCCTCAATCTGGGACTTGTTCGATAG
- the LOC122578626 gene encoding uncharacterized protein LOC122578626, producing MDLMTSEPHMDLSLTTNQSMPPSTTTTTSDHHHHHPPQVPNLQTILQSARPFLRGEFETIDTNLPSLIAVLKSVGAGECWHKHGSFLDHLIDIYRILKLWHAPDAVCLCGLFHSAYSNSYVNLAIFDPSTGRDTVRGHVGVAAEKLIHLFCIVNRQQLIYNELLGRYSDETELVKHVQDSEVSLRNAKRTMSLGVGNYEEWREKLNSFCPETGIVMKHIKTGGNVVLTRRVVATFLLMTIADFSDQLFGFQDVLFENKDGMLKFSGNDVGNALWPGDGKPGLWMNSLSRMGAIYTLIVREEELCRRRQSGQLANVDDEIIELVIPPIFDNCTKVVSAKDQIEARDLYWEGVCEVSKIGLDGCEEALKRSVVKNPYVGEPHVVLGQIYLSKGRFEEAEKEGEQGLRLLLEWGSPWDKRMSWEGWISWCRVLVMKAKEKSWPDNGFGILNLGLVR from the coding sequence atggatCTGATGACAAGCGAACCACATATGGATCTGTCACTCACAACAAACCAAAGCATGCCgccatcaaccaccaccaccacctctgatcatcatcatcatcacccaCCACAAGTACCCAACCTCCAAACAATCTTACAATCCGCCCGTCCCTTCCTCCGCGGCGAGTTCGAAACCATCGACACCAACCTCCCTTCCCTCATCGCCGTCCTCAAATCCGTTGGAGCAGGCGAATGCTGGCACAAACATGGCAGCTTTTTGGACCACCTCATAGACATCTACCGCATACTAAAACTCTGGCATGCTCCAGATGCAGTATGTCTATGCGGCCTATTTCATTCCGCTTACTCCAATTCTTACGTAAACCTTGCTATTTTTGACCCTTCCACTGGCCGCGACACTGTACGTGGCCACGTAGGTGTCGCGGCCGAAAAGTTGATACATTTGTTTTGTATCGTCAACCGCCAACAGCTCATTTATAATGAGCTCTTGGGTCGGTATTCTGACGAAACTGAACTTGTGAAACATGTTCAGGATTCAGAGGTTTCGTTGAGAAACGCGAAAAGGACGATGTCGTTGGGAGTCGGAAATTATGAGGAATGGAGGGAGAAGTTAAATTCGTTTTGTCCGGAGACTGGAATTGTGatgaaacatataaaaacaGGGGGAAATGTGGTTTTGACCAGGAGAGTTGTGGCGACGTTTTTGCTAATGACAATTGCGGATTTTAGTGATCAGTTGTTTGGTTTTCAGGATGTTTTGTTTGAGAATAAGGACGGGATGTTGAAGTTTTCAGGAAATGATGTGGGAAATGCTTTGTGGCCTGGTGATGGAAAGCCAGGATTATGGATGAATTCGTTATCTCGAATGGGTGCCATTTATACTTTGATTGTGAGAGAAGAAGAATTGTGTCGTAGACGTCAATCGGGTCAATTAGCTAACGTGGATGATGAAATTATCGAGCTAGTGATACCGCCGATTTTTGACAACTGTACAAAGGTTGTGAGTGCGAAAGATCAGATTGAGGCGCGGGATTTGTACTGGGAAGGTGTTTGTGAGGTATCAAAGATAGGATTAGATGGATGTGAAGAGGCGTTGAAAAGGAGTGTTGTGAAGAATCCATATGTTGGGGAGCCTCATGTGGTTTTGGGGCAAATTTATCTGAGTAAAGGGCGGTTTGAAGAGGCGGAGAAAGAAGGGGAACAAGGGCTGAGGCTTTTGTTGGAATGGGGAAGTCCATGGGATAAGAGGATGTCATGGGAAGGATGGATATCTTGGTGTCGAGTTTTGGTTATGAAAGCCAAAGAGAAATCATGGCCGGATAATGGTTTTGGGATCCTTAACTTGGGGCTCGTCCGATAG